A genomic window from Streptomyces broussonetiae includes:
- the truA gene encoding tRNA pseudouridine(38-40) synthase TruA — MSDEVQPGHVRVRLDLSYDGTDFHGWAKQAGGRRTVQGEIEDALRTVTRSRETYELTVAGRTDAGVHARGQVAHVDLPEGVWREHHDKLLKRLAGRLPKDVRVWALRPAPAGFNARFSAVWRRYAYRVTDNPGGVDPLLRNHVLWHDWPLDADAMNEAARHLLGEHDFAAYCKKREGATTIRTLQELSLVRGSDGIITATVRADAFCHNMVRSLIGALLFVGDGHRDPQWPGKVLAAGVRDSAVHVVRPHGLTLEEVGYPADELLAARSKEARNKRSLPSAGCC, encoded by the coding sequence GTGAGTGACGAAGTACAGCCCGGCCACGTGCGTGTCCGCCTCGACCTGTCCTACGACGGGACCGACTTCCACGGCTGGGCCAAGCAGGCCGGCGGCAGGCGGACGGTGCAGGGGGAGATCGAGGACGCGCTGCGGACCGTCACGCGGTCCCGGGAGACGTACGAGCTGACCGTGGCCGGACGCACCGACGCCGGGGTGCACGCGCGGGGCCAGGTGGCGCACGTGGACCTGCCCGAGGGCGTCTGGCGGGAGCATCACGACAAGCTCCTCAAGCGGCTCGCCGGGCGGCTGCCCAAGGACGTGCGGGTGTGGGCGCTCAGGCCGGCTCCGGCCGGCTTCAACGCGCGGTTCTCGGCGGTCTGGCGGCGCTATGCGTACCGGGTCACCGACAACCCCGGGGGCGTGGACCCCCTGCTGCGCAACCACGTTCTCTGGCACGACTGGCCGCTCGACGCGGACGCCATGAACGAGGCGGCCCGGCACCTGCTCGGTGAGCACGACTTCGCCGCCTACTGCAAGAAGCGGGAGGGGGCGACCACCATTCGCACCCTTCAGGAGCTGAGTCTCGTGCGCGGGTCCGACGGGATCATCACCGCCACCGTGCGTGCCGACGCCTTCTGCCACAACATGGTGCGCTCGCTGATCGGCGCGCTGCTGTTCGTCGGAGACGGGCACCGCGACCCGCAGTGGCCCGGGAAGGTGCTGGCCGCGGGGGTGCGGGACTCCGCCGTACACGTCGTACGGCCGCACGGGCTGACCCTGGAGGAGGTCGGCTACCCCGCCGACGAGCTGCTGGCCGCGCGCAGCAAGGAGGCGCGGAACAAGCGTTCGCTGCCGTCGGCGGGGTGCTGCTGA
- the glmM gene encoding phosphoglucosamine mutase: MGRLFGTDGVRGVANADLTAEMALGLSVAAAHVLAEAGTFEGHRPTAVVGRDPRASGEFLEAAVVAGLASAGVDVLQVGVLPTPAVAYLTGALGADLGVMLSASHNAMPDNGVKFFARGGHKLADELEDRIEAVYESHRHGEPWERPTGAGVGRVRPYDEGFEQYVGHLLNVLPNRLDGLKIVLDEAHGAASGVSPEAFSRAGAEIVTIGTEPDGLNINDGCGSTHLDKLKAAVLGHGADFGIAHDGDADRCLAVDHTGEEVDGDQILSVLALALRERDELRAGTVVATVMSNLGFKLAMEQAGIRLVQTAVGDRYVLEEMKEHDYALGGEQSGHVIILDHATTGDGTLTGLLLAARVAETGRSLRELASVMERLPQVLVNVPDVDRSRVRTSADLAAAVAEAERELGETGRVLLRPSGTEPLVRVMVEAADIDQARSVAGRLADAVKSALG; encoded by the coding sequence GTGGGACGACTCTTCGGTACGGACGGCGTGCGCGGTGTCGCCAACGCGGACCTGACCGCCGAGATGGCGCTGGGCCTCTCCGTCGCCGCGGCGCACGTGCTGGCCGAGGCGGGCACCTTCGAGGGCCACCGGCCGACTGCGGTGGTCGGACGGGACCCGCGCGCGTCCGGGGAGTTCCTCGAGGCTGCCGTGGTCGCCGGCCTCGCGAGCGCCGGTGTGGACGTGCTGCAGGTCGGCGTGCTGCCGACGCCCGCGGTGGCGTATCTGACCGGTGCGCTCGGTGCCGACCTGGGCGTGATGCTCTCCGCCAGCCACAACGCCATGCCGGACAACGGCGTCAAGTTCTTCGCCCGCGGCGGCCACAAGCTCGCCGACGAGCTGGAGGACAGGATCGAGGCGGTGTACGAGTCCCACCGGCACGGCGAGCCGTGGGAGCGGCCGACCGGTGCCGGGGTCGGACGGGTGCGTCCCTACGACGAGGGCTTCGAGCAGTACGTCGGCCATCTGCTGAACGTCCTGCCCAACCGGCTCGACGGGCTGAAGATCGTTCTGGACGAAGCGCACGGCGCGGCCTCGGGGGTCTCGCCGGAGGCGTTCTCCCGGGCGGGTGCCGAGATCGTCACGATCGGCACGGAGCCGGACGGGCTCAACATCAACGACGGGTGCGGCTCGACCCACCTCGACAAGCTGAAGGCCGCGGTCCTGGGGCACGGCGCGGACTTCGGTATCGCGCACGACGGCGACGCCGACCGCTGCCTGGCCGTGGACCACACCGGCGAGGAGGTCGACGGCGACCAGATCCTGTCGGTGCTCGCGCTGGCGCTGCGGGAACGCGACGAGCTGCGGGCCGGCACGGTCGTGGCCACCGTGATGTCCAACCTGGGCTTCAAGCTGGCGATGGAGCAGGCCGGGATCCGGCTCGTGCAGACGGCTGTCGGCGACCGGTATGTGCTCGAGGAGATGAAGGAGCACGACTACGCCCTCGGCGGCGAGCAGTCCGGGCACGTGATCATCCTCGACCACGCGACCACCGGTGACGGCACGCTGACCGGGCTGCTGCTCGCCGCCCGGGTCGCGGAGACCGGGCGGTCGCTGCGGGAGCTCGCCTCGGTGATGGAGCGGCTGCCGCAGGTACTGGTCAATGTGCCCGACGTGGACAGGTCGCGGGTGCGTACGTCGGCCGACCTCGCTGCCGCCGTCGCCGAGGCGGAGCGGGAACTCGGGGAGACGGGCCGGGTGTTGCTCCGTCCTTCGGGTACCGAGCCGTTGGTTCGCGTGATGGTCGAGGCCGCGGACATCGATCAGGCGCGGTCGGTGGCGGGGCGGCTGGCCGATGCGGTGAAGTCCGCGTTGGGGTAG
- the rpsI gene encoding 30S ribosomal protein S9, translating into MAETTAEQPIEEIEDIESYTTESEVPVEGEYTSESLASRFGEPQPAAGLGRRKNAIARVRIVPGTGKWKINGRTLEDYFPNKVHQQEVNEPFKVLELEGRYDVIARIAGGGVSGQAGALRLGVARALNEADVDNNRGPLKKAGFLKRDDRAVERKKAGLKKARKAPQYSKR; encoded by the coding sequence GTGGCCGAGACCACTGCCGAGCAGCCGATCGAAGAGATCGAAGACATCGAGAGCTACACCACCGAGTCCGAGGTTCCGGTGGAGGGTGAGTACACCTCCGAGTCCCTCGCCTCGCGCTTCGGTGAGCCCCAGCCCGCCGCCGGCCTGGGCCGCCGCAAGAACGCCATCGCCCGCGTCCGGATCGTTCCGGGTACCGGCAAGTGGAAGATCAACGGTCGCACCCTCGAGGACTACTTCCCGAACAAGGTGCACCAGCAGGAAGTCAACGAGCCCTTCAAGGTGCTCGAGCTCGAGGGTCGTTACGACGTCATCGCCCGCATCGCGGGTGGCGGTGTCTCCGGTCAGGCCGGTGCGCTCCGTCTCGGTGTCGCCCGTGCGCTGAACGAGGCCGACGTCGACAACAACCGCGGCCCGCTCAAGAAGGCCGGCTTCCTCAAGCGCGACGACCGTGCGGTCGAGCGCAAGAAGGCCGGTCTCAAGAAGGCCCGCAAGGCGCCGCAGTACAGCAAGCGCTAA
- the rplM gene encoding 50S ribosomal protein L13 — protein sequence MRTYSPKPGDVTRQWHVIDAQDVVLGRLATTAASLLRGKHKPIYAPHVDTGDFVIIINADKVHLSGNKRTQKMAYRHSGYPGGLRSVRYDELLDKNPEKAIEKAVKGMLPKNTLGRQMLSKLKVYKGDVHPHAAQQPVPFEITQVAQ from the coding sequence GTGCGTACGTACAGCCCCAAGCCCGGCGATGTGACGCGCCAGTGGCACGTCATCGACGCTCAGGACGTTGTCCTGGGTCGTCTCGCCACCACCGCCGCGTCCCTTCTGCGGGGCAAGCACAAGCCGATCTACGCGCCCCACGTCGACACCGGTGACTTCGTCATCATCATCAACGCCGACAAGGTGCACCTGTCCGGCAACAAGCGGACCCAGAAGATGGCGTACCGCCACTCCGGCTACCCGGGTGGTCTGCGCTCCGTCCGTTACGACGAGCTGCTCGACAAGAACCCCGAGAAGGCCATCGAGAAGGCCGTCAAGGGCATGCTCCCCAAGAACACTCTGGGCCGTCAGATGCTCTCGAAGCTGAAGGTCTACAAGGGTGACGTGCACCCGCACGCTGCGCAGCAGCCGGTGCCGTTCGAGATCACCCAGGTCGCGCAGTAA